A DNA window from Prochlorococcus marinus str. GP2 contains the following coding sequences:
- the map gene encoding type I methionyl aminopeptidase, with the protein MKHFADLLLNKNNSKTNDQVPFIQRRRGIEIKSAREINLMKKSSKIVATVLREINELIKPGMSTKDLDDFAEKRIKSFGAVPSFKGYHGFPSSICSSINNEVVHGIPSKNKIIKNGDLVKIDTGAYLDGFHGDSCISICVGEVSSKVRKLSDVAFKALYAGLSKIKAGNTLLDIAGEIEDVVLKNGFSVVEDYTGHGVGRNLHEEPSVFNFRTKELPNVVLREGMTLAVEPIVNEGSKFCKTLNDKWTVITKDGKLSAQWEHTIVVLKDGIEILTERDF; encoded by the coding sequence ATGAAACATTTTGCAGATCTCTTATTAAATAAAAATAATTCCAAAACTAATGATCAAGTGCCATTTATTCAGAGAAGAAGAGGAATTGAAATAAAGTCTGCGCGTGAAATAAATCTGATGAAAAAATCCAGTAAAATAGTGGCAACAGTTTTGAGAGAAATTAATGAATTAATCAAACCTGGAATGAGCACAAAAGATTTAGATGATTTCGCAGAAAAAAGGATAAAAAGTTTTGGAGCTGTGCCAAGTTTTAAAGGCTATCATGGTTTCCCCTCTAGTATTTGCTCTAGTATTAATAATGAAGTTGTTCACGGAATACCCAGTAAAAATAAAATAATAAAAAATGGTGACTTAGTGAAAATTGATACAGGGGCATATCTAGATGGCTTCCACGGAGATAGTTGTATATCAATATGTGTAGGAGAAGTTAGTTCAAAGGTGCGAAAACTTAGTGATGTCGCATTTAAAGCTTTGTATGCGGGGCTTTCTAAAATCAAGGCAGGGAATACACTTCTTGATATTGCTGGGGAAATTGAAGATGTTGTCCTAAAAAATGGATTTAGTGTTGTTGAAGACTATACAGGTCATGGAGTCGGACGAAATTTGCATGAAGAACCCTCTGTATTTAATTTTAGGACCAAAGAATTACCTAATGTTGTTCTTCGTGAAGGAATGACCTTAGCTGTGGAACCAATAGTTAACGAAGGTAGTAAATTTTGTAAAACATTAAATGATAAATGGACCGTAATAACAAAAGATGGAAAACTATCAGCGCAATGGGAACATACAATAGTAGTATTAAAAGATGGTATTGAAATATTGACTGAAAGAGATTTCTAG
- the rplS gene encoding 50S ribosomal protein L19: MAKEKQENEIETNVKTDVAVENKEKNLVSETTKKISVSNLIEEFENEQLKKELPEIYVGDTVKVGVRITEGNKERVQPYEGVVIAKRHGGLHQTITVRRIFQGIGVERVFMLHSPQVASLKVERRGKVRRAKLFYLRDRVGKATRVKQRFDR, from the coding sequence ATGGCTAAAGAGAAACAAGAAAATGAAATAGAAACCAACGTCAAAACTGATGTAGCAGTTGAGAATAAAGAAAAAAACTTGGTTTCTGAAACTACAAAAAAGATAAGCGTTAGCAATCTAATTGAGGAATTTGAAAATGAACAATTAAAAAAAGAATTACCTGAAATTTATGTTGGTGACACTGTTAAAGTTGGTGTAAGAATTACAGAGGGTAATAAAGAAAGAGTTCAACCCTATGAAGGTGTTGTCATAGCTAAAAGGCATGGAGGACTGCATCAGACAATCACAGTAAGAAGAATTTTCCAAGGAATAGGTGTTGAAAGAGTATTTATGCTACATAGTCCACAAGTTGCCTCTCTAAAAGTTGAACGTAGAGGTAAAGTAAGGAGGGCTAAGTTATTCTATCTAAGAGATAGAGTAGGTAAAGCTACTCGCGTAAAACAACGCTTTGATCGATAA
- the gltX gene encoding glutamate--tRNA ligase, whose translation MEKRLRLAPSPTGLFHIGTARTALFNWLYAKKTGGKFLIRIEDTDLLRSKSEYTKNILDGLKWLGLKWDEEPIMQSERISIHKSYIKKLLERGAAYRCFTTEDEISELREEQKKKGLPPKHDNRHRSLSKEEIEAFISQGRTSVIRFKIDEKIEIKWVDQIRGEIKWQGKDLGGDLVLSRRSKGYEIGDPLYNLAVVVDDNLMHITHVVRGEDHISNTAKQILIYKALNFNLPTFSHTPLILNSEGKKLSKRDCVTSIDEFRDMGYLSEALSNYMAFLGWSPKSTDKEILSLDEISEIFDLSDINKAGAKFSWEKLNWINSQYIKNMESIKLSEIMRKYWNDNGWVAPSQEWAYKLAILLRDSMTLLKDAIDQSKPFFLIPTIQKEGQDFLENDDSKASLKLILNYLIEQNTVKLDQEKAKEIINEISKMHNVKKGILMKSLRVAFFGSLSGPDLIQSWELLSEIKTDRSRIERCLK comes from the coding sequence TTGGAAAAACGTTTAAGACTAGCCCCAAGTCCAACAGGTTTATTTCATATTGGTACTGCTCGCACGGCACTATTCAACTGGTTGTACGCAAAAAAAACAGGAGGAAAATTCCTCATAAGAATAGAGGATACAGATCTTCTTAGATCTAAATCTGAATACACAAAAAATATACTAGATGGCTTGAAATGGCTTGGACTTAAATGGGATGAAGAACCTATTATGCAAAGTGAACGAATTTCGATTCACAAAAGTTATATCAAAAAGTTATTGGAACGTGGAGCTGCATATAGGTGCTTTACAACAGAAGATGAAATTTCTGAATTAAGAGAAGAACAAAAAAAGAAAGGATTACCTCCAAAGCATGATAACAGACACAGAAGTCTTTCTAAAGAAGAAATAGAAGCATTCATATCCCAAGGGAGGACTTCAGTAATAAGGTTTAAGATTGATGAAAAAATTGAAATTAAATGGGTGGATCAGATAAGAGGCGAAATCAAATGGCAAGGGAAGGACTTGGGTGGTGATTTAGTTTTGTCAAGAAGGTCAAAAGGATATGAGATTGGAGACCCTTTGTATAATCTTGCAGTTGTAGTTGATGATAATTTGATGCATATTACTCACGTTGTAAGGGGTGAAGACCATATCTCAAACACTGCAAAACAAATTTTGATTTATAAAGCATTAAATTTTAATTTGCCGACTTTTTCGCATACCCCCCTGATACTAAATAGCGAAGGGAAGAAATTATCTAAGAGAGATTGTGTTACTTCAATCGACGAATTTAGAGATATGGGATATTTATCTGAGGCCTTATCGAACTATATGGCCTTTTTAGGTTGGTCTCCAAAATCTACCGACAAAGAAATACTGTCACTTGATGAGATATCAGAAATTTTTGACTTATCAGACATAAATAAAGCTGGAGCTAAATTCAGTTGGGAGAAACTCAACTGGATTAATTCTCAATATATAAAAAATATGGAATCTATAAAGTTAAGTGAGATAATGAGGAAATACTGGAATGATAACGGTTGGGTGGCGCCATCTCAAGAATGGGCCTACAAATTAGCAATCTTGCTTAGAGACTCTATGACTCTTCTAAAAGATGCAATTGATCAATCAAAACCATTTTTCTTAATACCTACAATTCAAAAAGAAGGTCAAGATTTTCTGGAAAACGATGATAGCAAAGCATCTCTAAAACTAATATTAAATTATTTAATTGAGCAAAATACTGTAAAACTAGATCAAGAGAAAGCCAAAGAAATAATAAACGAAATCTCAAAAATGCATAATGTTAAAAAAGGGATATTAATGAAATCATTAAGAGTAGCCTTTTTTGGATCTCTCAGTGGGCCGGATTTAATTCAAAGTTGGGAGCTTTTATCTGAGATAAAGACTGATAGATCTCGAATTGAAAGATGTCTTAAATAA
- a CDS encoding SDR family oxidoreductase, translating into MINSTKKERTVGITGASGALGKELTKLFRQKGYKVIGFTHSNARSEINHESPNELIKWECGKESKLKKHLKKIDILILNHGIYNLSRENSNYENSIQINALSKFKFLNLFEDIALANQSSIKKEVWINTSEAEILPALNPSYEISKSLIGQLVSFKKNLLNKDTKQKLVIKKIILGPFKSELNPIGIMSPKFVSRKVYDLANSRRYLVIISPNPLSYLLFPLKEFFNFLYCKIIYKYKSL; encoded by the coding sequence ATGATAAATTCAACAAAAAAAGAAAGAACTGTTGGAATTACTGGAGCATCAGGCGCGCTAGGTAAAGAGCTTACAAAATTGTTTCGTCAGAAAGGATATAAAGTAATTGGATTTACCCATAGTAACGCCCGTTCTGAAATAAATCATGAATCTCCTAACGAATTGATTAAATGGGAATGTGGTAAAGAATCGAAATTAAAAAAGCATTTAAAAAAGATAGATATTTTGATATTGAATCATGGTATCTATAATTTGAGTCGAGAAAATTCTAATTATGAAAACTCTATACAAATAAATGCATTAAGTAAGTTTAAATTTTTAAATTTATTTGAGGATATCGCATTAGCAAATCAGTCATCAATTAAAAAAGAGGTTTGGATAAACACATCTGAGGCAGAAATTTTACCAGCTTTAAATCCATCATATGAGATAAGTAAATCTCTAATTGGGCAATTAGTTTCCTTTAAAAAAAATCTTTTAAACAAAGATACTAAGCAAAAATTAGTTATCAAAAAAATCATTTTAGGGCCTTTTAAATCAGAACTAAATCCCATCGGAATAATGAGTCCCAAATTTGTCTCTAGGAAAGTTTATGATCTAGCCAATTCGAGAAGGTATCTAGTAATTATCAGTCCAAACCCTCTGAGCTACCTACTTTTTCCTTTAAAAGAATTTTTTAACTTTTTGTATTGCAAAATTATTTATAAATACAAATCTTTATAA